One genomic region from Arthrobacter pigmenti encodes:
- a CDS encoding metal-dependent transcriptional regulator — MAPKASALGIDSTSVQDYVKTIYALSEWHDAPVTSSRLAARLAVANSSVSEMIRKLDDLGLVRHEPYRPVELTAGGRRLALAMVRRHRLLETFLVRELGYRWDEVHDEAELLEHTVSDTFIDRLDAKLGCPAADPHGDPIPTADGSITLPDALPLHRLDDGHFGRVARISDENPSLLRFLASEQIGIGSPVTVLQRKPFGGALQARVDIGHSARDLDLGDELTGAIWIESVGKHAGCSLVP, encoded by the coding sequence ATGGCACCCAAGGCAAGCGCTCTCGGCATCGACTCCACCAGTGTCCAGGACTACGTGAAAACCATCTATGCCCTCTCGGAGTGGCATGACGCACCCGTGACATCATCGCGGCTGGCCGCCAGGCTGGCGGTCGCGAACTCCTCCGTCTCGGAGATGATCAGGAAACTCGATGACCTCGGCCTGGTACGCCACGAGCCCTACCGTCCGGTCGAACTCACTGCCGGGGGCCGCCGTCTTGCGCTGGCAATGGTTCGGCGGCACCGGCTGCTGGAAACGTTCCTGGTCCGCGAGCTCGGCTACCGGTGGGACGAAGTACACGATGAAGCGGAGCTACTCGAGCACACCGTCTCGGACACCTTCATTGACCGGCTCGACGCGAAACTGGGCTGCCCTGCCGCAGATCCGCACGGCGACCCTATTCCCACTGCGGATGGATCCATCACATTGCCGGATGCCCTTCCCCTGCACCGGCTCGACGACGGCCATTTCGGCCGGGTGGCGAGGATAAGCGACGAGAACCCGAGTCTGCTCAGGTTCCTGGCAAGCGAGCAGATCGGTATCGGATCCCCCGTCACTGTGCTGCAGCGCAAACCCTTCGGCGGAGCACTGCAGGCGCGGGTCGACATCGGCCACAGCGCCCGTGACCTGGACCTGGGCGACGAGCTGACCGGCGCTATCTGGATCGAGTCCGTGGGGAAGCACGCGGGTTGCAGCCTGGTTCCATGA
- a CDS encoding fluoride efflux transporter FluC → MSRSLPRRSGLTSWRTWTAVALGAFIGTEIRYLLVLLLPEQAGTFPWTTLSINVLGSLLLGWLTGLWGTGSVPPRWLQAGLGPGLLGSFTTFSAVALVSVLDLELLVPYLGLSLLLGLAAAAAGVFLGKRSGT, encoded by the coding sequence ATGAGCAGGTCTCTGCCTAGGCGTTCTGGGCTGACCTCGTGGAGGACCTGGACCGCCGTCGCCCTCGGTGCGTTCATCGGAACCGAAATCCGTTACCTGTTGGTGCTGCTCCTGCCGGAGCAGGCCGGTACCTTCCCGTGGACCACGCTCAGCATCAATGTACTGGGCAGCCTCCTGCTCGGGTGGCTGACCGGACTCTGGGGAACCGGATCGGTGCCACCGCGCTGGCTCCAGGCCGGCCTCGGCCCCGGCCTCCTGGGCTCCTTCACCACCTTCTCCGCTGTGGCGCTCGTCAGCGTGCTCGACCTTGAGCTGCTCGTTCCCTACCTGGGGCTCTCCTTGTTGCTCGGCCTCGCTGCCGCGGCCGCCGGCGTGTTCCTCGGTAAGCGAAGCGGCACATGA
- a CDS encoding fluoride efflux transporter FluC — translation MITALLVGLAGTTGALLRYGTDAGIEAYHARRRQTPQRDVPFPAGTLIANAVGSLIIGLCWGTLREAQLDIGQYNILAVGLAGGLTTFSTLSVAAVTLWRDGRVGAAVVHVAGNLVLGLGAAWLGLRLVGAL, via the coding sequence ATGATCACCGCGCTGCTCGTAGGGCTGGCGGGAACGACCGGGGCGCTGCTTCGTTACGGGACCGACGCCGGAATCGAGGCATACCACGCACGACGACGACAGACACCGCAGCGCGATGTTCCGTTCCCTGCCGGCACACTCATTGCCAACGCTGTTGGTTCCCTGATCATCGGCCTGTGCTGGGGCACGCTCCGCGAAGCGCAGCTGGATATTGGCCAGTACAACATCCTTGCAGTGGGACTCGCCGGCGGCCTGACCACCTTCAGCACCCTCAGTGTCGCGGCTGTCACCCTGTGGCGGGACGGAAGGGTGGGTGCCGCCGTCGTTCATGTGGCTGGAAACCTTGTCTTGGGGCTGGGCGCCGCATGGCTGGGGCTGAGGCTGGTTGGCGCTCTGTGA
- a CDS encoding carboxylate-amine ligase translates to MTTLGIEEEYLLLDPVSGLPVFNATEVQELLETGDTVTGDDIQRELLSCQIETATPVCETLTEAEESLLNFRRQLSAAARKAGVRASGTATAPRIEEGYPQLTDKQRYHELKSSARGIVADQFVNGLHVHVSIPDKETGVQALNRIRTWLPIITALSANSPYWLDRDSGFASWRTVHYRRWPIQGCPPIFADAEDYERRIQRLVDTGVIIDRGVLTWVARLSDHYPTLEVRTADAQLEAQDSVLLAGLIRGLVSTAVKEALDGAPYPDPDAELLDAAQWQAARQGLGDVVVNPLTGKLVPAREQMDRLLEHVGPALDEAGDTRWIQSGLKTVWERGTGAERQRRAMQQSGVTGLIDLYTETLIAER, encoded by the coding sequence ATGACCACGCTGGGAATTGAAGAAGAGTACCTCCTGCTCGATCCTGTCTCAGGCCTGCCCGTCTTCAATGCCACCGAGGTCCAGGAACTGCTCGAAACCGGAGACACCGTCACTGGAGACGACATCCAGCGGGAACTGCTCAGCTGCCAGATCGAGACAGCAACCCCGGTATGCGAAACACTCACCGAGGCCGAGGAATCACTGCTGAACTTCCGCCGCCAGCTCTCGGCTGCAGCCCGTAAGGCGGGAGTCCGAGCAAGCGGCACCGCGACCGCCCCGCGCATCGAGGAAGGCTACCCGCAACTCACCGACAAGCAGCGCTACCACGAACTCAAGTCAAGCGCCCGGGGCATCGTCGCGGACCAGTTCGTCAACGGACTTCACGTGCACGTTTCCATTCCTGATAAGGAGACCGGCGTCCAGGCGCTCAACCGCATCCGCACCTGGCTGCCCATCATCACGGCGCTGAGTGCCAACTCCCCATATTGGCTGGACCGTGACAGCGGCTTCGCGAGCTGGAGGACCGTTCACTACCGCCGCTGGCCGATCCAGGGCTGCCCGCCGATCTTCGCGGACGCCGAGGATTACGAGCGGCGGATCCAGCGCCTTGTGGACACCGGCGTCATTATCGATCGGGGTGTGCTCACGTGGGTGGCGCGCCTGTCGGACCACTATCCCACGCTGGAGGTGCGGACGGCGGACGCCCAGCTGGAGGCACAGGACTCCGTGCTGCTTGCGGGGCTGATTCGGGGACTTGTGAGCACCGCCGTCAAGGAAGCGTTGGATGGCGCGCCATATCCAGACCCGGATGCGGAACTGCTCGACGCCGCGCAGTGGCAGGCCGCGCGGCAGGGTCTGGGCGACGTCGTCGTTAATCCGCTGACCGGCAAGCTGGTGCCGGCAAGGGAACAGATGGACCGCCTGCTTGAGCACGTAGGTCCGGCGCTCGACGAGGCCGGGGACACGCGCTGGATCCAGAGCGGACTGAAAACCGTCTGGGAACGCGGAACGGGCGCTGAGCGGCAGCGGCGGGCGATGCAGCAGAGCGGCGTGACCGGACTGATCGACCTGTACACGGAAACACTGATCGCCGAGCGATAG
- a CDS encoding alpha-glucosidase, producing the protein MSTPNIPATEPAWWTGAVVYQIYPRSFADSNGDGIGDLGGIVAKLDHLADLGVDVLWLSPIYSSPQHDNGYDISDYRRIDPTFGTLEQFDELLKGVHSRGMKLVMDLVVNHTSSEHPWFIDSSSSVNSPKRDWYWWREAREGFSPGERGAEPTNWGSAFSGPSWTLHPATGQYYLHLFTPEQPDLNWENPDVRAAVYEMMTWWLDRGVDGFRMDVINFISKNPALPDGPVPAGKLWGDGSPHYISGPRIHDFLQEMHREVFEGRDAELITVGEMPGVTIDEAKLFTDPARREVDMVFQFEHVGLDYGPGGKWDYKGLDLRDLKTSWNRWQKGLADTGWNSLYLNNHDQPRLVSRFGDDAKYRYESATLWAAILHLHRGTPYIYQGEEIGMTNAPFEAVSDFRDVESINHFYEATTALGQDPEEVLRNLRIMSRDNARTPVQWTGREQAGFTTGTPWIDINPNYASLNAEADRASGKSVFRFYQQLIELRHKDETVRLGDFSMLAADHPALYAFTRSYNGSTLLTVGNVSGDPLTQPADLPTGPLVLGNYKSLDGAELRPWEVRILRIA; encoded by the coding sequence GTGAGCACCCCCAACATTCCCGCAACCGAGCCAGCCTGGTGGACCGGCGCCGTCGTCTACCAGATCTATCCGCGCAGCTTCGCTGATTCCAACGGTGACGGTATCGGCGACCTTGGCGGCATCGTCGCGAAGCTCGACCACCTCGCCGATCTTGGGGTGGACGTCCTGTGGCTCTCGCCGATCTACTCTTCACCGCAGCATGACAACGGGTACGACATCAGCGACTACCGGCGGATCGATCCCACCTTCGGTACCCTCGAGCAGTTCGACGAGTTGCTCAAGGGCGTCCACAGCCGCGGCATGAAGCTGGTCATGGATCTGGTGGTCAACCACACATCCAGCGAGCACCCGTGGTTTATTGATTCTTCCTCGTCGGTGAACAGCCCGAAGCGGGACTGGTACTGGTGGCGCGAGGCCCGTGAGGGCTTCAGCCCGGGGGAGAGAGGTGCAGAGCCCACTAACTGGGGCTCCGCCTTCAGCGGTCCAAGCTGGACCCTGCACCCTGCGACCGGCCAGTATTACCTGCACCTGTTCACGCCGGAGCAACCCGATCTGAACTGGGAAAACCCCGATGTACGAGCCGCCGTCTACGAGATGATGACCTGGTGGCTGGACCGCGGAGTGGACGGCTTCCGCATGGATGTCATCAACTTCATCTCAAAGAATCCCGCGCTGCCGGACGGTCCGGTGCCCGCTGGGAAACTGTGGGGCGATGGTTCCCCTCATTACATTTCCGGTCCACGGATCCACGATTTCCTCCAGGAGATGCACCGCGAGGTGTTCGAAGGTCGCGACGCTGAGCTCATCACAGTGGGCGAGATGCCGGGTGTGACCATCGATGAGGCTAAGCTCTTCACCGATCCCGCACGGCGGGAAGTGGACATGGTCTTCCAGTTCGAGCACGTCGGCCTTGACTACGGACCGGGCGGCAAGTGGGACTACAAGGGACTGGACCTCCGGGATCTCAAGACGTCCTGGAACCGGTGGCAGAAGGGTCTGGCCGACACAGGGTGGAACAGCCTTTACCTCAACAACCACGATCAGCCGCGGCTGGTTTCACGGTTCGGAGACGACGCGAAGTACCGCTACGAATCCGCGACGCTCTGGGCGGCCATTCTGCACCTGCACCGTGGCACGCCGTACATCTACCAGGGCGAAGAGATCGGCATGACGAATGCGCCCTTCGAAGCCGTGAGCGACTTCCGCGATGTCGAATCGATCAACCACTTCTATGAGGCCACGACAGCGCTGGGGCAAGATCCCGAGGAGGTGCTGCGCAACCTTCGCATCATGAGCCGGGACAACGCGCGCACGCCCGTCCAATGGACGGGAAGGGAGCAGGCGGGTTTCACCACCGGGACCCCCTGGATAGACATCAACCCGAACTACGCGAGCCTCAATGCTGAAGCTGACCGCGCATCCGGAAAGTCAGTTTTCAGGTTCTATCAGCAGCTCATCGAACTGCGGCACAAGGACGAAACCGTGCGACTCGGAGACTTCTCGATGCTCGCAGCGGACCACCCGGCCCTCTATGCCTTCACCCGCAGCTACAACGGTTCCACCCTTCTGACCGTTGGCAACGTCTCAGGGGACCCGCTGACCCAGCCGGCTGACTTGCCGACCGGCCCCCTGGTGCTTGGGAACTATAAAAGCCTGGACGGTGCGGAACTCCGCCCGTGGGAAGTGCGGATCCTGCGGATCGCCTGA
- the smpB gene encoding SsrA-binding protein SmpB — protein MPKESGRQVVATNRKARHDYLVLDTYEAGIALQGTEVKSLRAGRASLVDGYAIFYNDELWLEGIHIPEYSQGSWTNHAARRRRKLLLHREELTKISHKIRESGFTIVPLQLYFLNGRAKVEIGIARGKREYDKRQTLREHQDNREAQRAMRERNLGA, from the coding sequence GTGCCCAAGGAAAGTGGCCGTCAGGTAGTGGCCACCAATCGGAAGGCCCGGCACGACTATCTGGTGCTGGACACCTACGAGGCCGGCATTGCGTTGCAAGGCACCGAGGTGAAATCGCTGCGGGCCGGTCGGGCATCGTTGGTGGACGGCTACGCGATCTTCTACAACGACGAACTGTGGCTTGAGGGCATCCACATCCCTGAGTACTCGCAGGGAAGCTGGACCAACCATGCCGCGCGTCGTCGTCGTAAGCTGCTCCTTCACCGCGAGGAGCTCACAAAGATCTCGCATAAGATCCGCGAAAGTGGATTCACCATTGTCCCGTTGCAGCTGTACTTCCTCAATGGGCGCGCGAAAGTGGAAATCGGCATTGCCCGAGGCAAGCGCGAATACGACAAGCGCCAGACCCTGCGGGAGCATCAGGACAACCGCGAAGCACAGCGTGCAATGCGCGAAAGGAATCTCGGCGCATGA
- a CDS encoding peptidoglycan DD-metalloendopeptidase family protein, giving the protein MRRHSARSLTAGYVRPLGRPGVVKAITGLSLATVAALTLTLSGPVFADELDDRKNALEQEIAEVQQSIEYLDADITETIAQLKVYQGQLPGAQQALADAQGRVEAATAEVNALAQRVQLAEETKNKITEQLKQDEAEMAKTREVIGQIATQAYKSGGVPTSLSLMLGSDGGDSFASMELVDQALRSQNAALERLAQQNATNVNSQARLVAVEEEIRDLKAKADAALAAEQAARDEAAAEKAKVDKLVSDTSALSDKLQEQKPVIEAKLAQVEEAHQQVVDDIAERQRRLIEEARKREEARLKAEAEERARIENARRAAEAAEANRRAAEAAAAANRPAPAPVVPAPVAPVIEPPQTSSPSAFGLRAPVNGPITSGYGWRPTPLGTIDFNGTGGYTHTGIDYGVACGTPLYAPAAGEVWFADSNVLPGAGNRIVLNHGVIGGNALATNFYHLSSYLVAPGQNVSAGQLIGYTGTTGNSTGCHLHFETVLNGSLVDPMGVL; this is encoded by the coding sequence GTGAGAAGACACAGCGCGCGCAGCCTGACCGCAGGATACGTCCGGCCACTTGGTCGACCCGGCGTCGTGAAGGCCATCACTGGATTATCCCTTGCCACCGTTGCTGCCCTCACTCTGACGCTGAGCGGCCCCGTGTTCGCGGATGAGCTCGATGACCGCAAGAATGCTCTTGAGCAGGAGATTGCCGAAGTCCAGCAGTCGATCGAGTACCTCGATGCAGACATCACCGAGACCATCGCGCAGCTCAAGGTATACCAGGGTCAGCTTCCCGGAGCGCAGCAGGCACTGGCTGACGCGCAGGGCCGCGTAGAAGCGGCGACTGCCGAGGTTAACGCACTCGCCCAGCGCGTCCAGCTGGCGGAGGAAACCAAGAACAAGATCACCGAGCAGCTGAAGCAGGACGAAGCCGAGATGGCCAAGACCCGCGAGGTTATTGGCCAGATCGCTACCCAGGCTTACAAGAGTGGGGGCGTACCCACCAGCCTGTCGCTCATGCTTGGCAGCGACGGCGGAGACAGCTTCGCCTCCATGGAACTGGTCGACCAGGCCCTGCGCAGCCAGAACGCCGCGCTGGAACGGCTGGCCCAGCAGAATGCGACGAACGTGAACTCCCAGGCACGGTTGGTAGCCGTCGAGGAAGAGATCCGCGACCTGAAGGCGAAGGCCGACGCCGCCCTTGCCGCCGAACAGGCAGCGCGGGACGAAGCAGCAGCGGAGAAGGCCAAGGTCGACAAGCTGGTCTCGGACACTTCCGCACTCTCGGACAAGCTGCAGGAGCAGAAGCCCGTCATTGAAGCGAAGCTTGCCCAGGTCGAGGAAGCACACCAGCAGGTCGTTGACGATATTGCAGAACGGCAGCGGCGCCTCATCGAAGAAGCCCGTAAACGGGAAGAAGCGCGGCTGAAGGCGGAAGCTGAAGAGCGCGCCCGCATCGAGAACGCCCGGCGTGCAGCAGAAGCCGCTGAGGCAAACCGCCGGGCAGCTGAAGCAGCGGCCGCGGCTAACAGGCCGGCTCCTGCGCCCGTCGTCCCCGCACCTGTAGCACCGGTGATCGAGCCGCCCCAGACCTCCAGTCCCTCAGCTTTCGGATTACGGGCGCCCGTCAATGGCCCCATCACCTCCGGATATGGTTGGCGTCCAACCCCTCTCGGCACGATCGACTTCAACGGCACCGGCGGCTACACACACACCGGCATTGATTATGGCGTTGCCTGCGGTACGCCGCTGTACGCTCCAGCTGCGGGCGAAGTGTGGTTCGCCGACTCCAACGTACTGCCGGGCGCGGGTAACCGCATTGTGCTGAACCACGGCGTCATCGGCGGAAACGCATTGGCGACGAACTTCTACCACCTGTCCAGTTACCTCGTTGCTCCGGGCCAGAACGTGAGTGCCGGTCAACTCATCGGCTATACCGGCACCACGGGTAACTCCACGGGGTGCCACCTGCACTTCGAAACAGTGCTCAACGGCAGCTTGGTTGACCCGATGGGCGTCCTGTAG
- the ftsX gene encoding permease-like cell division protein FtsX, with product MRFAFVLGEIASGMRRNLVMVVSVVLVTFISLTFVGAAGLLQLQIDQMKGYWYDRVQVAVFLCVENSTAESCAAGPVTDEQRSAIEAKLKSPELSAYVETVEYESQEQALVHFREQLANSPIVEAVTAEQLPESFRVGLVDPEKYEVISEAFSSEPGVDIVSDQREFLEEIFGYINIASLVALGIAVVMSVGAILLVATTIRLSAFSRRRETGIMRLVGASKAIIQLPFVLEGVIAAILGAAIASGTLWAVLRYGGEWLSREYPQMGFISTRELLLVVPALFLLAALLAGASSLLTLRRYLKV from the coding sequence GTGAGGTTCGCATTCGTCCTTGGTGAGATCGCTTCAGGGATGCGGCGCAACCTCGTGATGGTTGTATCCGTTGTGCTGGTCACGTTTATCTCGCTCACCTTCGTTGGCGCCGCAGGCCTGCTGCAGCTTCAAATCGACCAGATGAAGGGCTATTGGTACGACCGCGTCCAGGTAGCCGTGTTCCTCTGCGTAGAGAACTCGACGGCGGAAAGCTGTGCGGCCGGGCCGGTCACCGATGAGCAGCGCAGCGCCATCGAAGCCAAGCTCAAATCGCCTGAACTCAGTGCCTATGTTGAGACGGTGGAGTACGAATCGCAGGAACAGGCCCTGGTGCACTTTCGCGAGCAGCTCGCCAATTCGCCGATCGTCGAGGCAGTAACCGCCGAGCAACTTCCCGAGTCTTTCCGGGTGGGCCTGGTGGATCCTGAGAAGTACGAAGTGATCAGCGAGGCGTTCTCTTCAGAGCCCGGGGTCGACATTGTCAGCGACCAGCGCGAGTTCCTCGAGGAGATCTTTGGTTATATCAACATCGCATCGCTCGTGGCGCTAGGCATCGCCGTTGTCATGAGCGTCGGCGCAATCCTGCTGGTTGCCACCACCATCCGACTCTCTGCCTTCAGCCGACGGCGTGAAACCGGCATTATGAGACTGGTCGGCGCGAGCAAGGCGATCATCCAGTTGCCCTTTGTGCTGGAGGGAGTTATCGCTGCCATCCTTGGTGCTGCCATCGCCTCGGGCACTCTTTGGGCGGTCCTGCGCTACGGCGGGGAGTGGCTCTCCCGCGAGTATCCACAGATGGGTTTCATCTCGACACGGGAGCTGCTGCTCGTCGTGCCTGCACTCTTCCTCCTTGCAGCACTGTTGGCGGGCGCATCTTCGCTCCTAACCCTCAGACGCTACTTGAAGGTTTAG
- the ftsE gene encoding cell division ATP-binding protein FtsE has product MIRFEQVTKIYDQKSKPALDGVSLDVDRSEFVFLVGASGSGKSTFIRLVLKEDRATRGAVYVAGQNVANIPSWRVPKLRRGIGVVFQDFRLLPNKSVFANVAFAMQVIGKSRAVIRETVPEVLKTVGLEGKNNRMPHELSGGEQQRVAIARAIVNKPGILLADEPTGNLDPTTSMGIMKVLDKINQNGTTVVMATHDDDIVNTMRKRVVELRDGTVVRDDAQGIYIGTTTAAAK; this is encoded by the coding sequence ATGATCAGATTCGAGCAAGTCACCAAAATCTACGATCAAAAGTCAAAGCCCGCCCTCGACGGCGTCAGCCTTGATGTTGACCGTAGCGAGTTTGTCTTTTTGGTCGGCGCATCCGGATCCGGAAAATCGACGTTCATCCGCCTGGTGCTCAAGGAAGATCGCGCCACCCGCGGCGCCGTGTACGTCGCCGGACAGAATGTCGCGAACATCCCGAGCTGGCGCGTGCCGAAGCTGCGCCGGGGAATCGGCGTTGTCTTCCAGGACTTCCGTCTGCTGCCCAACAAATCCGTCTTCGCCAACGTCGCATTCGCCATGCAGGTAATCGGAAAGAGCCGCGCCGTCATCCGCGAAACGGTCCCCGAAGTACTGAAAACTGTTGGCCTTGAAGGCAAAAACAACCGCATGCCCCATGAACTTTCCGGTGGTGAGCAACAGCGCGTTGCCATTGCACGCGCGATTGTGAACAAGCCCGGCATCCTGCTCGCTGACGAGCCCACCGGAAACCTCGATCCCACCACGTCCATGGGCATCATGAAGGTCCTGGACAAGATCAATCAGAACGGCACCACCGTTGTCATGGCCACCCACGATGACGACATCGTCAACACAATGCGCAAGCGCGTCGTCGAACTACGCGACGGCACCGTGGTCCGTGACGACGCCCAAGGCATCTACATCGGAACGACGACGGCGGCAGCCAAGTGA
- the prfB gene encoding peptide chain release factor 2, with translation MADIDFSAEIRALRAKYESIEAVSDVEGIRAEIAELSEQAGVPNLWDDPAAAQQITSRLSHKQSALERLERLTARIDDLEVLVELAQDEDDEDSRTESVRELTSLSKALDELEVVTLLAGEWDEREAVVSIRSGAGGVDAADFAEMLLRMYLRWAERRGYPTQVLDTSYAEEAGLKSATFEVKAPYAFGTLSVEAGTHRLVRISPFDNQGRRQTSFAAVEVIPLIEQTDSIEIPDNEIRVDVFRSSGPGGQSVNTTDSAVRLTHIPTGIVVSMQNEKSQIQNRAAALRVLQSRLLLLKKEQEDAEKKALAGDVKASWGDQMRSYVLNPYQMVKDLRTEHEVGNPSAVFDGEIDDFIDAGIRWRANTRNSEN, from the coding sequence ATGGCAGACATTGATTTTTCCGCAGAGATCCGCGCCCTCCGAGCCAAATACGAGTCCATTGAGGCAGTCTCGGACGTCGAAGGGATCCGCGCGGAAATCGCCGAACTCAGCGAGCAAGCCGGTGTCCCCAACCTGTGGGATGACCCCGCCGCAGCACAGCAGATCACCTCCAGGCTCTCCCACAAACAGTCCGCACTCGAGCGCCTCGAGAGACTCACCGCCCGCATTGATGACCTTGAAGTCCTCGTCGAGCTCGCCCAGGACGAAGACGATGAAGACTCCCGTACCGAGTCGGTCAGGGAACTCACCTCACTCAGCAAAGCGCTCGACGAGCTCGAGGTAGTCACACTCCTGGCCGGTGAGTGGGACGAACGCGAGGCGGTAGTGAGCATCCGGTCCGGCGCCGGGGGAGTGGACGCCGCGGACTTCGCGGAAATGCTCCTGCGAATGTACTTGCGTTGGGCCGAACGCAGAGGCTATCCGACACAGGTCCTCGACACCTCCTACGCTGAAGAAGCCGGCCTCAAATCCGCGACGTTCGAGGTCAAGGCCCCCTACGCTTTCGGGACGCTATCCGTTGAAGCCGGCACCCACCGCCTCGTGCGCATCAGCCCCTTCGATAACCAGGGCCGGCGCCAGACCTCCTTCGCCGCCGTTGAAGTCATTCCTCTCATTGAACAGACCGACTCCATCGAAATCCCAGACAACGAAATCCGTGTGGACGTCTTCCGGTCCTCCGGCCCTGGTGGTCAGTCGGTCAACACCACCGACTCCGCTGTGCGGCTGACCCACATCCCAACCGGGATCGTCGTGTCCATGCAAAACGAAAAGTCCCAGATCCAGAACCGCGCGGCGGCCCTGCGCGTGCTGCAGTCACGTCTGCTGCTGCTCAAAAAGGAGCAGGAAGACGCGGAAAAGAAGGCGCTCGCCGGGGACGTGAAGGCCTCCTGGGGAGACCAGATGCGCTCCTATGTCCTGAATCCGTACCAGATGGTCAAGGACCTGCGCACCGAACACGAGGTAGGCAATCCGTCAGCGGTGTTCGACGGCGAAATCGACGACTTCATCGACGCCGGCATCCGCTGGCGCGCCAATACGCGTAACAGCGAGAACTGA
- a CDS encoding pilus assembly protein TadG-related protein yields MSGAQQEPGDPESGQISILVIGYILLSLLVVAVVTAISAVYIEHKKLLSVADGAVLTAADTFGVANIESGVGEPAPTLDSESVARAASGYLERSGAGSRFSELALGPATGAPDPRTARVVLTAVVHPPIVNFLVPAGIPIVATADARADLRR; encoded by the coding sequence ATGAGCGGGGCGCAGCAGGAACCCGGGGATCCCGAATCCGGACAGATCTCGATCCTCGTCATCGGCTACATCCTGCTCTCCCTTCTGGTTGTCGCCGTCGTCACGGCAATTTCGGCCGTCTACATCGAGCACAAGAAGCTGTTGTCCGTCGCCGACGGTGCAGTACTCACTGCTGCCGATACCTTCGGAGTCGCCAACATCGAATCCGGTGTTGGCGAGCCGGCCCCGACACTGGATTCCGAGTCGGTGGCCCGCGCCGCGTCAGGATACCTTGAGCGCTCAGGAGCGGGTTCCCGCTTTAGCGAGCTGGCCCTGGGCCCGGCAACCGGAGCACCCGACCCACGCACAGCGCGGGTGGTGCTCACCGCCGTCGTACACCCACCGATTGTGAATTTCCTTGTGCCCGCGGGTATCCCCATCGTCGCCACGGCCGACGCCCGCGCGGATCTGAGGCGATAG
- a CDS encoding TadE family protein: MRRQNECGAATVDFALVGGLLTVIFIAIVQLTLVLHVRNTLIDAASSGARYGTLADRTPSDAASRTSSLISGTINSEYAQDVSVRQVNQGGIPVLQVTVRAPIPVIGLIGPSGIMEVTGRAALPS; the protein is encoded by the coding sequence GTGCGGCGCCAGAACGAATGCGGCGCGGCCACGGTCGATTTCGCACTGGTCGGAGGACTCCTGACCGTCATCTTCATCGCCATCGTGCAGCTCACCCTTGTCCTTCATGTGCGCAATACGCTCATCGACGCCGCCTCTTCCGGTGCGCGTTACGGGACGCTGGCAGATCGTACGCCGTCGGACGCAGCGTCTCGTACGAGTTCCCTGATTTCGGGGACCATCAACAGCGAGTACGCGCAGGACGTGTCAGTCAGGCAGGTGAACCAGGGCGGGATTCCAGTTCTTCAGGTCACTGTCCGCGCACCGATCCCCGTCATCGGCCTGATCGGTCCGTCCGGGATAATGGAGGTGACCGGACGTGCTGCGCTTCCTTCGTGA